Proteins co-encoded in one Papaver somniferum cultivar HN1 chromosome 5, ASM357369v1, whole genome shotgun sequence genomic window:
- the LOC113282398 gene encoding uncharacterized protein LOC113282398 yields the protein MEVSYMCMKRAGTSCLKVMKKNPYMKHSIKTPSTFVSHPSYTSYISTLSTPHNTPFISVFAKSCFSSSSSSVSDLPLKNSSEKTGSKVILKNMNYCELEKWVQSHGYRPGQALMLWKRLYGNNLWALCSDELEGLNKDFRKMLGELAAFKALSLKDVLTASDGTRKILFKLEDGSVIETVVIPKSGRNTVCVSSQVGCGMNCQFCFTGRMGLMRNLTVAEIVEQAVFARRLLSSEIGSITNVVFMGMGEPLHNIDNVLKAASIMVDVQGLQFSPNKVTVSTSGLVPQLRRFLHESNCALAVSLNATTDEVRNWIMPINRKYNLALLLGTLREELRTKHKYKVLFEYVMLAGVNDSMDDAKRLVDLVQDIPCKVNLLTFNPHKGSPFKPTSEKKMIEFRNALAEAGCVVLLRPSRGDDQMAACGQLGKPGEIEAPRLRIPTQFQMVV from the exons ATGGAGGTAAGCTATATGTGCATGAAACGCGCAGGAACAAGTTGTCTCAAAGTAATGAAGAAGAATCCATACATGAAACACTCAATTAAAACTCCTTCCACTTTCGTATCCCATCCTTCTTATACATCTTACATATCCACTCTCTCGACGCCTCATAACACCCCCTTTATTTCAGTTTTTGCaaaatcttgtttttcttcttcttcttcttcagtttcagATTTACCATTAAAAAATAGCTCAGAAAAAACTG GTTCGAAAGTGATTCTAAAGAACATGAATTATTGTGAACTTGAA AAATGGGTGCAATCACATGGATATAGACCTGGTCAAGCATTAATGTTGTGGAAGCGTTTATATGGGAACAACCTTTGGGCACTATGTAGTGATGAGTTGGAAG GATTGAACAAAGATTTTAGAAAAATGTTGGGGGAATTAGCTGCATTTAAGGCTTTGTCTTTGAAAGATGTCCTCACTGCATCAGATGGAACTCGAAAG ATACTGTTCAAGTTGGAAGATGGATCAGTCATAGAAACAGTTGTGATTCCAAAGAGTGGGAGAAATACTGTTTGTGTTTCAAGCCAAGTTGGTTGTGGCATGAACTGCCAGTTTTGTTTCACCGGCAG GATGGGTTTAATGAGGAATCTAACTGTAGCTGAGATAGTAGAGCAGGCTGTTTTTGCACGGCGTTTGCTCTCAAGTGAAATCGGATCTATTACAAATGTTGTATTTATG GGAATGGGAGAACCACTTCACAATATTGATAATGTGTTAAAAGCTGCTTCCATAATGGTTGATGTTCAAGGCCTTCAATTCAGTCCAAACAAAGTTACCGTTTCAACCAGCGGGCTTGTTCCCCAACTCAGGCGCTTCCTTCATGAGTCCAACTGTGCATTGGCAGTCAGTTTGAATGCAACAACTGATGAG GTTAGAAACTGGATCATGCCGATCAACAGGAAGTATAACTTGGCACTCCTTCTAGGGACTCTACGTGAGGAACTCCGAACCAAACATAAGTATAAGGTGTTATTTGAATATGTGATGCTCGCTGGAGTTAATGACAG CATGGATGATGCAAAGAGGCTGGTTGATCTTGTTCAGGACATTCCATGCAAAGTAAATCTTCTCACATTTAATCCACACAAAGGCTCACCCTTTAAACCAACCAGTGAAAAGAAAATGATAGAGTTTAGGAATGCTCTGGCCGAAGCAGGGTGTGTTGTATTATTGCGTCCCAGTAGAGGTGATGATCAAATGGCTGCTTGCGGTCAGCTTGGGAAGCCTGGTGAGATTGAGGCTCCTCGGCTCCGCATTCCCACTCAGTTCCAAATGGTTGTATGA